CAAATTTGACTGTGATGGCCACAAATTTAAATTATGAAGAAAGAAGCACAATGGGTAGAAAATTTACCTTTGGCGGCAAAAATTTTGAAGAAAATAAAAGTTTTAATTCGGAACTTAAGCTGGACCATTATGATTTTGCCCTTTCTTTTTCTCTTCCTTTTTTAAAACTTGCAAGCCTTGGAACTCTTCAGGCAGATTTGGGAGTAAACTTAAGACTTGTTGATCTTGATGCTTCAATTACTCAAGGTGAAATTAAAGAATCCAAATCTTTTACTGTTCCAATTCCCATGGGATTTGCATATTTAAGGCTGGAGCCAGTCTCAGGGATAGCTCTTGAAGCTGAGGGAAGAATGATTTCATTGGGAGGAAACAATGTAACAAGTCTTATAGGCCGGCTAAGATATAATATTTTCGGTCCTCTTTTTATAGCAGGGGGATATAGAGTGGAAAAATTTGATATAGATGAAAAAGATGTAAGGGTTGATACAAAGTTTAAAGGACCTTTTTTTGAAGGCGGATTTAAATTTTAAAGGGTAGCTTATTATGAATTATTTTAAAAAAATTATGTTTTGTTTGATTGTTTTTTTTACTCCGGTTGCAGTTTTTGCTTCTGGGTTTAATTCTTATTTGGGGGAAGTTTCTCTGGGGGGATTTATTTTTGATCCTTCAGGCACCCACTCATATTCAGAAGGTGCTCCCGGTACATCAATGGATCTTGAAAATGGTCTTAATATTTCTGATGATAAATCTTATTTTGCTAAACTTAAGATAAATAATTTCAGTCATCTTCCAGGAGTGTATGTTTCAGGTCTTTATATGAACAGCGAGGGCGAAAATATGAAATCTTTTACATATGGAGGAGAGCTTTTTGATGATCCTTCAGGTTTTAATTCTGA
This sequence is a window from Desulforegulaceae bacterium. Protein-coding genes within it:
- a CDS encoding TIGR04219 family outer membrane beta-barrel protein, giving the protein MKSKLAVLPLLFFLLVPFQGYCLPLIDAEIAVGGWLNSPKGFAGYKGDNLYLENDLGYDDETKLTARARIELPLILPNLTVMATNLNYEERSTMGRKFTFGGKNFEENKSFNSELKLDHYDFALSFSLPFLKLASLGTLQADLGVNLRLVDLDASITQGEIKESKSFTVPIPMGFAYLRLEPVSGIALEAEGRMISLGGNNVTSLIGRLRYNIFGPLFIAGGYRVEKFDIDEKDVRVDTKFKGPFFEGGFKF